In Oryza sativa Japonica Group chromosome 1, ASM3414082v1, the genomic stretch CTTGCtacatttatctttttttatttctcaatGCGTGAGTTGAGTTTTAACTTAATTTTTTATGGGGTAGTTTATTAATATGGTGTGAATGTTGTTAGATTTTTAAAAGAATTTTAACAACTATTTAAATGATGTTTGAACAAAACATCTAGTACGAAAGTTTAAACCACTTTCCCTGCAATTAAAGTTGACGTATGAGAGCTTCTACTACTGCTATCCAACCTCTTGCACGGTGGtagagctagctagccatgCAGTACTGCTACTTCTATACCGAACTTATACACAGtacagtactagtagtactactacgtaCTACTGCAGTATTCTATAGAATAAAGAGCTAGCTCGTAGAAGGAACAAAGGCTTACCAACTACTTGCCCCCATGCCGAAAGGGACGCCGCGTATGCGTACAAAACATATGTGTACACGTGATGACGATGTGGCTCGATCGATCTGTACGCGCATACATATACACACTTACACAGTCTCATGCATAATGGAGTATAGAGAAACTAGCTTATATATATGTTCCAAATTAACTACAATGTCGTCGTTGTCGCATACAGATACGTACAcacgtactacctccgtttcagcttataagactttctagcattgctcacatttatatataaatgttaatgaatctagacacacacatatatgtatagattcattaacatatatttgaatatggataatgctagaaagtcttataatatgaaatggaggaagtatatagaTATGCATACACACATAGAGATAGGTACATACaattatgcatgcatgattatatatatatatcactgtCCCTCTCAAGCTACATGGGGTACATTACAACGATTCTCTGTCCATGTCTAATGATCCAGCGAGACAGTGCAAGAGAGAGTTTTGGCAGTTTATTTTGCAGCGGAAATGAATTATGGGGTCAGGGCGAAGTGATGTACTAGATGCTCATTGCACTTATTTTGTCTTGCAGGAGAAAACATCCATCGAAGCATCCAGCTCATACCATACCATGCTGATTATAATTGCAGATCGCGTTGATCTCTCTGAAGGTTTTCTGACATGGATGGTGCCTCTGCTCCCTTGCAAGTTGCGACAGCTGCAAGCTAATTAATTATTgattttctttactttctttgtaTTGCGTCCTTTATATAGATGCAGTGGGGATTATTGGCTTTGCTTTACTAGGTTTTATACACCTATACAATATTATTGATTGCGCAAGCCCGGCCCACTTGGCTCGGTGCGTTTGAGGGTTTAACCAACTGAAACTGCGTACTCATGTAAAACAAAATCATGATCTGCATATTAGTACATTTGTCTGATTGTCTCAAGAAAAGAACTAGTTACACAATTGATTTCCTAATTGAATTTAGCCGCGATGTGAAGCGTGCGTCTCGTAccattatactacctccgtttttgttataagatgatctgcatatatataatcatTAACATATGCATAAATATGGGCagtgctaaaaagtcttataacttgaaacgaaGAAAGTATTATTCAAACATTAATACCCAAACGAATACTCGTACTAGCAGGAGTATTGCTAGCAGTGATGAAACTACTAGCAGTGTacgtattgaaaaaaaaatgaaatcaatCTTTTCAGCTGAAGATGATGTACTAACACAATCTGTTGTTTAGGTAGCACATGCAGCTCACCTTGACTGTTGTTGACCtacaagctactccctccgtcccaaaaaaggaCAAACGCTTggttccgtgtccaacgtttgactgtccgtcttatttgaaaaaattataaaaaaaaattaaaaagacaagtcacgcataaaatattaatcatgttttatcatctaacaataatgaaaatataaattataaaaaaatttcatataagacggacagttaaagctGGACACGGAAAACTAggatttacctttttttttagggAGGGAGTATGGCGGTAGCATGCAAATAATTTAGTTTGCACAGCCACGCTAACAAGTACTCTccgtcgaaaaaaaaaagacgaacctgagtttctgtgtccaacgtttgactgtccgtcttatatgaaattattttataattagcattttcattatttttagatgataaaacatgattaatactttatgcgtgacttgtctttttttttcataacttttttaaatagttaaatattggacacggaaactcaggatttgtctttttttttcgaggggttggggggggggggcggagggagtagtatagccGATATATACGTACTATAGGCAGTAAGGAAAGAAATCTCCCAATCACAGGGGGAGCTAGCGATGGCTGGCTACCAGCTCAGCTAGCTGCATCAACCAAATTAGCTAATTAATCAAGTACCAGTGGCTGCACTAACCAAAGTACTTCGTAAAGTGCCCGTTCTCGGTTATCTCAGTCCACTTGAACGACTAAAAATTTTCTGGAGTAAAATTTTGATCTTAACACATGTATACGTCAGGGAGCACGACTGCGTGACGGTAGCAATTACGGCAGGAATGGACGTCCGACGTGACGACGGCGGTAGAAGAACACAGCGAAAGCGAAAGAGGCATAATCAAGTAGCTGATGATCGAATTAAGCTATTATTATTAGTAGCTAGGATTTGGGCATGCAATCGCGACAGGCGACGTAGCTTTTGGCCGGTGATGATCCATGGCCAGGAACGCTGGCAACGTCGGCATCGAGATCGATCCGTTTGCGACATGTTCCGGTCTTGTCGCTGTCAAAAACACACGACCTAATTAGCACAAGTACATACCCCCCGTGTGTTAATTAGAACTACCTTATGCTTGAGGCGACTTTTTTTTGTGCTCTTTCTTTTACATATACCCGAAAACGACATATATACGCACGATCATTATACTGTTTTTTTGCCGAACACGATGAAGAAATTGAAATCGGCTAAGGCAATTTAGGCCCATGTACATGAGCGAGGCCTAAATGGGCATCTAGGATGAAATTAGCCCATCAGCAATTACGTGTAGGCCGTAGCCCGTAGCCCATTCGGTATCCGGATGgggggcccatgtgggtcccacgctgactcagccgtcacgtaggataaaaccggagtGAAAACAACCGAATGAACTATTGTGactggttttgattagttaaggaacaccggatatctggttttgtgtttgaggatgattttgtaactcgattacaagttgagggacctcctgTGTACTTTTTCCATGAAGAAATTGAAATAGGCCCATCTACATAAGTGAGGCCTAATGGGCTTCTAGGATGAAATTAGCCCATCAGGTATTACGTGTGGGCCGTAGCCCGTAGCCCAATAGGTGGCCCATTCGGCATCCGGATGTCGTAAAGATCGGACGGCTGTGGTAAGCGGAGCGACGTGGCGCGGAGGAGGATAGAAATGGATAAGACAAACCACCGTGCTCCGCCGCGTCGCTCACTCTGCTGCTCTGCTTCTGCTTGCCTGTGCTGTGCTGTGTGTGTGGCCTTCGCTACCATCCATGGCGGCGCGAGGTCTCGCTgctctctcctccccggcgcgcGTCGGCGCGAGCGCTACGCCGTGCTCTGGGAGGCCTGTCCGTGTATCGGCTACGCCGGCAgcgggcggctggcggcggcggcggcggtccatGGTCGTGCGGGCCGGCGGGCCGCCGAGCACGAACGCGCTCATCCTGGCGTTCGTCCTGCCGCTCTCCCTCTTCGTCGGCACGCTCATCAccgccgcccgcgtcgccgacgacctcgacgAGCGCTTCCTACGCGAGGTGCGCCGCGCTGCTCGCATTCGATCGGTGTTGAAGAGACATCTCGTCGAATTAGCAGGTTACTGTCAATTCAAGATCGTCTTAAATTTGCCCATGTGTAGATGGAGTCCAACAAAGCGATAATGGAAGAGAATGAGGACTTCGAGCAAGACGGCGGAggcgaagaagaggaggaggacgccgagcAGCCGGCGCCAGTGGAGAAGGAGGGAGttcttgttgctgctgctccgCGCACTAGAAACAGGCCAAAGAGGGAGGTACAGTAGAGTGGAAGAGCAGAAAAAGCATCTCGGTTTTTCTTGTTCCTTATATGTGATCATCGCCTTGCAAATGCTTCCGTTGGATTGACAAATTATGCAATGGATGCAAGAGCCAATTAATTTAGTCAATAGTCATAGGCCCAAGCATTCAGAGGTTAGAGAAATGATTGGTGTACGTGGCCTGTAGTTTAGAACATCAGATGGAGGAATGTGCAGCCTTAAGACGGCTCAGCTCAGCTGTGCAGGTTACAGCTGGAGAGGAGTCTGCTACTAGAAGAAtcgtcctgagttcaaatctgcTTTGTTTCAGAATCGTATCAAATACCGAAATACTACTTGAAACTTGCTTGTCAGTTGTCAATTATCATGACCCATGAAGCAACTTTAATTTACAGAGAGATCATACATGCACATCAAGCTAGCGCGTTCATTCTACGCCAAGAGCCCAATGCAAGATCATGGATCTGCTTATCTGCTAGTTGCGATTCTGAGCGATTCCGTAGGAGCTAGCAAGCTTGACCAGAATTACACCCTTTTTGTCGCAGCCGTACGCCCGTACATACACTGGCGCAATTCCTATTGCACCCAAACCTCCAGGCGTAAAGCCGTGAAGGATCGTTATTCAGAGTTCAGACGGCAGGAAGGCGAGGGGACAGCGTATCGCGGAGGCCGGACTGCTGCATGTGGTGGGCTTTCCTTAGTGAGCCTACATTGGCCTCTACCTCGAGCCTCGGCGCAATTTAATGGGCTATTTCGCGTGTATTCCTCTACTGGCTTCCTccgttggaataagttcactttgactcctttAACTACTGGACTAATCTGATTCGTATTGAATCATAgtaccggatatctcgactcCCCCAACGATTTTCATCCTTAATcagaaaaaccagatacaacataTCCTCAACTTACAAACCAACGCAAACAAGGCCCCTCGAAAGTATTGCCTCCGGTTTTAGTTGTCATGGCGCCTATGTGGCTCATGTGGTCTGTCCCACATTGCATTAaagtggcgcttacgtggcaatttgatcgaaaataaaaataaaagaaacaaaaattaaaacaaaaaatgGGGTCCCATACGTCAGTCaaaccaaaaaattaaaaatagcaAGACCATATGTTAGTGGGTCTCACTTCGTCCATCTCATTCTTACCCTGTTCCCCTCCCTTCCAATCCTTTGCAGCATTTTCTCCGACGGACGGGGTGGGAGCGGGGGATAACGGGGTCGACGATGGCCCATCAGGCGCGGCGACGGCATCGAAGCGGGTGACTACCTGCCAGCTTGGCGCCGCCTCTGCATTTCCTCCACATGGCGAGGATGGAGGCGATAGGAGACAAGGCGGGAGCGAGGGATGGCGGGGGCGGCCGGTCCTCCGCCGCGCAAAAGCATAGGTggggcgtcggtggcggcggtggagcaacTAGtcttgtcgccggcggcggagttgGAGCCGAGGATGTGGAGATCTGTTGGGAAAGGAAAGTGGTCGTTCCACGCCCGATGCACTCGCCATCCTCGCCTCACGCCCATTGCAGAGAGGGGGagtgttcttcctcctcctttgcGTCATCAAAGTCAAAATCGTTGTCGCTCTACTGCCTCTTGCTCTTGCTGCCACCGGCGTTCTTGGAGCCCGCAGACCACAGGTGGTCGACGGTCACCTGCTTCGACTCCGCCGCTGTAGGAGTGGGGTGAGGATGGAGGATGGAGGCCGCGAAGAGGattggaagagagaggaagatggtGAGGTGGAGGAAGTGGGACCCACtcatatgtgggtcccactattttttattgtttttgtttggCTGATGTATGGGTCccgcatattttattttattttattagtttttttactttgtttcgtttattttttttgtcaaactgCCACGAAAGCGTCACGTTAAtaccacgtgggacgaagatcTAGTCAAAGGAGTCATGTAGACGCCAAGTCAATTAAAACCAGGAACAATACTATCGAGGGATCTCGTTTGCATGATTTTGTAATTTGAGGGATGTGTTGGACCTGGTTTTTAGGATAAAGGACGAAAATTAGAATGGGCGAGTGGGACCTAAATTGAACTTATTTCCTATGTACGAGTGAGAACTCTCGTGAGCAAAGCCGCCCGATCTGTCTACGGCAATTCTCGGTTGAGACCGACGTGTCCGCATCCTGCCGCACTACCGTCTCCCGCCCGCCGCGAAGAAGAGAGTTGGGCAAtccagcaagcaagcaagtgGACCTTCGTTCTCTTGTGCGATCGATGCGACCTTCTCCagttctcctctcctctccccggccTCTTCTTCTACAGCCATAACTCCAATCACAAGGTACAGTGATCATCTCCCCCTTCTTCTTCCCAGCCACTACCAGCCCAGACGACGGGTCAGACCGCCCTGGAATTCCACGAACGCGGCCCCCGGTCGACAGCTAACGAGCTTTTGTTTTTACGGCCGCGATTGGTGGACGACGACCTCGTTTCGCTGCAGTCTTGCGCGCGCGTGTACGCATTTTCTATAGCGAGATACCACTACTATCTTGTAGAATTAGGCCGGTGCGGATCGCGACCACGCTTGTCTCTACGCTCGATATCGTATACTAGCACGTAGCGGGTGGAAACGGGCGCCAACAATTGCATGGTACATGCATGCCTGCCAGGAACTTGTATAAATAGGGGGTGAATGCTTTTGTTACATCGCATCGATCTGCATGCGAAGTCCTGCAGCCTCCGTAGCAGACACG encodes the following:
- the LOC4326517 gene encoding uncharacterized protein, whose translation is MAARGLAALSSPARVGASATPCSGRPVRVSATPAAGGWRRRRRSMVVRAGGPPSTNALILAFVLPLSLFVGTLITAARVADDLDERFLREMESNKAIMEENEDFEQDGGGEEEEEDAEQPAPVEKEGVLVAAAPRTRNRPKREVQ